In Acetomicrobium sp. S15 = DSM 107314, a single genomic region encodes these proteins:
- the phoU gene encoding phosphate signaling complex protein PhoU, with protein MWDGESTRIVELTLEMMRLVRESLAKGMNALVDRDELLGDEVITGDKCVDDLELEIEEACIKALQRCQEGEGVRAVVGLSKIITDLERIGDYGVHVAEAAKILANKPLLKPLIDLPRMSKDVCEMISLCEEALKARDASRVTPIWELDAEVDALYDQIFRELLTYILETPRLITNALYLIQVARHLERAGDHATNVGERIVYIMRGEKVKRGRAWGGAADEGDSL; from the coding sequence TTGTGGGATGGAGAGAGCACGAGAATAGTCGAGCTGACGCTCGAAATGATGAGGCTGGTGAGGGAATCCCTCGCTAAGGGGATGAATGCCCTCGTGGACAGGGATGAGCTCTTGGGCGATGAGGTCATAACGGGGGACAAGTGTGTGGACGACTTGGAGCTTGAGATCGAAGAGGCCTGCATAAAGGCGCTGCAAAGGTGCCAAGAGGGAGAGGGCGTGCGCGCCGTCGTCGGCCTGTCTAAAATCATCACTGATCTGGAGAGGATCGGTGACTACGGCGTCCACGTGGCCGAGGCTGCAAAAATTCTGGCCAACAAACCGTTGCTCAAGCCGCTTATAGACCTGCCGAGGATGTCTAAGGACGTTTGCGAGATGATTAGCCTTTGTGAGGAGGCTTTGAAGGCGCGCGACGCCTCGCGGGTGACGCCCATCTGGGAGCTCGATGCCGAGGTGGACGCCCTTTACGACCAGATTTTTAGGGAACTTCTGACCTATATCCTGGAAACGCCAAGGCTCATAACGAACGCCCTCTATCTCATCCAAGTCGCCAGGCATCTGGAGAGGGCCGGCGACCACGCCACCAATGTGGGCGAACGGATCGTCTACATCATGAGGGGAGAAAAAGTAAAGCGAGGCAGAGCGTGGGGCGGCGCGGCAGATGAAGGCGATAGTCTTTGA
- a CDS encoding HAD family hydrolase, whose translation MKAIVFDVYTTLIDISTDEEDWRVYDNLAKFLSYRGVYLSADEVKWFYFEKIAKQLKNSKEQYPEIDVKRIWHEILSASENKDVYDLKLNKSTFVKDVAVLHRALSRKRIRLYPRVFEALTRLKRSFKLGVVSDAQRCIVLPELKMFGIHDMFDAIVVSSDYGFRKPDGRLFLSCLKKLGLSSEEAVFVGNDTFRDIQGANSVGMSSVLVMTEYGNKDQNVAKPTFVVNSAAELPDVLIGTGSRA comes from the coding sequence ATGAAGGCGATAGTCTTTGATGTATACACTACCCTCATCGACATATCCACCGATGAGGAAGATTGGCGCGTTTACGATAATCTGGCGAAGTTTTTGAGCTACCGGGGCGTATACTTGAGCGCCGATGAGGTTAAATGGTTCTATTTCGAAAAGATAGCCAAGCAGCTTAAGAACAGCAAGGAGCAGTATCCCGAAATAGACGTCAAGCGCATATGGCACGAGATTCTCTCTGCCAGCGAAAACAAGGATGTCTACGATCTAAAGCTCAACAAGTCCACTTTCGTAAAAGATGTGGCCGTGCTTCACAGGGCCCTCTCCAGGAAGCGGATAAGGCTTTACCCTCGCGTATTTGAAGCGCTCACCCGGCTTAAGAGGAGTTTCAAGCTCGGCGTCGTATCCGACGCTCAAAGATGTATCGTCCTGCCAGAGCTCAAAATGTTCGGCATCCATGACATGTTCGACGCCATCGTTGTATCGAGCGATTATGGCTTCAGGAAGCCAGACGGGCGGCTTTTCTTGTCCTGCCTCAAAAAACTTGGGCTTTCTTCCGAAGAGGCGGTCTTCGTAGGAAACGATACGTTTAGAGATATCCAAGGAGCCAACTCCGTGGGAATGAGTTCGGTGTTGGTGATGACGGAATATGGCAATAAGGATCAGAACGTCGCCAAGCCCACATTCGTCGTGAATTCCGCGGCTGAACTTCCCGATGTCCTGATAGGCACAGGGAGCAGGGCATGA
- a CDS encoding aminoglycoside phosphotransferase family protein: protein MKIEEGKVSRGGELYNYLKDRVLQARQEELSPNLDRLDFRVYRLQASHHVFKVVEKKSGIAFLIKSYAEDQVNDEIKRRRFQRELENVHLLERFDIGGAGHCIAVPFFVDTERFLIAYPFFEGKELSHYIKKAVLNGKEKTLKHKLSALADFLYSLHKHTDTEGVETSQILRSFMGKIKRAERANLIDANAARQMRCLIEKWTKLPLLRDGRKCLIHGDATPSNFLFKRTSVAVIDLENIAWGDRSYDLGMVAGELKHQCMMHSGNRFAAEGYIGHFYWEYSRRCSDPCKAFRILTAKNPFYMAYTEFRIAGNEWLAWDHRKWLAFEGMECLKALHRDR, encoded by the coding sequence ATGAAAATCGAGGAAGGCAAGGTAAGTCGAGGGGGCGAATTGTATAACTATCTGAAAGACAGGGTCCTCCAAGCTCGACAAGAGGAGCTCTCTCCCAATTTGGATCGTTTGGACTTTCGCGTCTATCGGTTGCAGGCCTCTCATCATGTATTTAAGGTCGTCGAAAAGAAGAGCGGCATTGCGTTTTTGATAAAGTCCTATGCGGAAGACCAGGTGAACGACGAGATCAAGCGCAGGCGCTTTCAAAGGGAGCTCGAAAATGTGCATCTCCTTGAAAGGTTTGACATCGGCGGCGCTGGTCACTGCATTGCCGTTCCCTTCTTTGTGGATACAGAGCGCTTCCTGATCGCCTACCCGTTTTTTGAGGGTAAGGAGTTGAGCCATTACATAAAAAAGGCAGTCTTAAACGGTAAGGAAAAGACCCTCAAGCATAAACTCTCAGCCTTGGCAGATTTTTTGTACTCCCTCCACAAACACACTGACACTGAAGGCGTAGAGACTTCTCAAATTCTTCGGTCTTTTATGGGGAAGATTAAGAGAGCCGAGAGGGCAAACTTAATCGATGCGAATGCGGCGAGGCAAATGCGATGTCTCATCGAAAAATGGACCAAGCTTCCCCTTTTGAGGGATGGCCGAAAATGCCTTATCCATGGCGACGCTACGCCGTCTAACTTTCTATTCAAGAGAACCAGTGTGGCGGTTATAGACCTCGAAAATATCGCTTGGGGCGATCGTTCTTACGACTTGGGTATGGTAGCCGGCGAGCTAAAGCACCAGTGCATGATGCACTCTGGGAACAGGTTTGCTGCAGAGGGTTATATAGGCCACTTCTATTGGGAATACTCCCGCCGCTGCAGTGACCCCTGTAAGGCATTTAGGATACTTACCGCGAAAAATCCATTTTACATGGCCTATACAGAGTTCAGAATCGCCGGTAACGAGTGGCTCGCATGGGACCACAGGAAATGGCTCGCCTTTGAGGGCATGGAGTGCTTAAAGGCGCTCCATCGTGATAGGTGA
- the corA gene encoding magnesium/cobalt transporter CorA yields MRYSEDDLSIKVMDGAAECRASMGSKGVLWVNVDGLHDLQLIQSFGEQFGIHPLVLEDICNTTQRPKVEDYGEYLYVVLKMVDYDEARQAIDIEQVSLILMDKCVLTFQEKPGDVFDPVRERLRLSKGLIRKAGADYLAYALLDSVVDRYFLLLEKISDEIEALEEEILETAGGKSIQKLNALKRDMIFLRKTAWPLREILSGLERGKSSLIASDTSIYLRDLYDHAIQIIDSVETLRDILSGMLDIYLSSVSNRMNEVMKVLTIIATVFIPLTFIAGIYGMNFAYMPELEIPWAYPVVLGVMGGIAGAMVLYFRKKKWL; encoded by the coding sequence TTGCGCTATAGCGAAGACGACTTATCGATAAAAGTGATGGATGGTGCTGCTGAATGCCGGGCCAGTATGGGTTCAAAAGGTGTTCTTTGGGTCAACGTAGACGGCCTTCACGATCTGCAATTGATACAGTCTTTCGGAGAGCAATTTGGGATTCACCCTTTAGTCTTGGAAGATATCTGCAACACCACGCAACGCCCAAAAGTAGAAGATTACGGCGAGTATTTGTATGTAGTCCTCAAGATGGTAGATTATGATGAAGCACGCCAGGCTATCGATATAGAGCAAGTAAGCCTGATCCTTATGGATAAGTGCGTGCTCACCTTTCAGGAAAAGCCGGGCGATGTCTTTGATCCGGTGCGAGAACGACTCAGACTCAGCAAAGGGCTAATTCGCAAGGCCGGCGCCGATTACTTGGCTTACGCGCTGTTGGACTCCGTCGTAGATAGATATTTTCTGCTGCTCGAAAAGATAAGCGACGAGATTGAGGCTCTCGAAGAAGAAATACTTGAGACCGCCGGAGGAAAGTCAATTCAGAAACTCAACGCCCTCAAGCGCGATATGATATTTTTGAGGAAAACCGCTTGGCCTCTTCGTGAAATACTCTCTGGTCTTGAGCGCGGCAAAAGTTCCCTGATCGCTTCCGATACGTCAATCTACCTGAGAGACCTATATGACCATGCAATCCAGATAATCGACTCCGTGGAGACCTTGCGGGACATTCTTTCGGGAATGCTCGACATTTATTTATCCAGCGTCAGTAATCGAATGAACGAAGTCATGAAGGTGCTAACTATCATTGCCACCGTTTTTATCCCCTTAACTTTTATCGCCGGTATCTACGGGATGAACTTCGCCTATATGCCAGAACTTGAAATTCCCTGGGCTTATCCGGTAGTTCTTGGCGTAATGGGCGGCATTGCCGGTGCCATGGTTTTATATTTCCGAAAGAAGAAATGGCTCTAA
- the ilvD gene encoding dihydroxy-acid dehydratase, producing the protein MQEYKDSNLRSSELVNGIDRAGHRAHLRGIGLIDKDMSRPFIGIANSFNEMHPGHMHLRRLAEAVKAGVLLGGGIPFEFNTIAICDGLAQGHEGMCYVLPSREIIADSIEVMAQAQRLDGLVCIGGCDKIVPGMLMAMARLPIPTIMLTGGPMLPAKFKGEDKAIYEVREASGLWSRGLLTDEEFKEFEECVIPGPGSCAMMGTANTMSVVAEALGLALPGCATIHAVDSKKTRTAKETGMRIVELVMQNAGPASKFLTVEAFENAIRVAMSVGGSTNSLLHIPAIAREVGLRITPDDFERISRQTPYLAKIKPSGKHTLKDLDSAGGVPAVMKELLELGLLHADVRGVSGMSVLEIASRAHNRDAQVIKRATEPYAPSGSLAILKGSLAPNGAVVKQTAVSEKMLVFTGRARVFESEEASIEAMRSGGVKPGDVVVIRYEGPKGGPGMREMLTATTTLMGMGLGESVALVTDGRFSGSTRGPCVGHVSPEAAAGGPIAFVKDGDEILIDIPARRLDLLIDAKEIAKRKAEWQPPELKVQSGYLARYSRSVSSADEGAVLK; encoded by the coding sequence ATGCAAGAGTATAAGGATTCAAATTTGAGAAGCAGCGAGCTGGTAAACGGGATCGATCGCGCAGGACACCGAGCTCATCTTCGCGGCATAGGTCTTATCGACAAAGATATGAGCAGACCCTTCATCGGTATCGCTAACTCTTTTAACGAAATGCACCCCGGCCACATGCACTTGCGGCGATTGGCTGAAGCCGTAAAAGCAGGAGTGTTGCTGGGCGGCGGGATTCCATTCGAATTTAACACCATCGCTATCTGTGACGGGCTTGCGCAGGGACATGAAGGCATGTGTTATGTTCTGCCCAGCCGAGAAATAATAGCGGATTCAATAGAGGTAATGGCACAAGCTCAGCGCTTGGATGGGCTGGTATGCATAGGCGGTTGCGACAAGATAGTGCCCGGAATGCTCATGGCTATGGCGAGACTTCCGATTCCGACTATAATGCTGACAGGCGGCCCGATGTTGCCAGCCAAGTTTAAGGGTGAGGATAAAGCTATATACGAAGTCAGGGAAGCTTCTGGGCTCTGGAGTCGAGGTCTGTTGACCGACGAAGAGTTCAAAGAGTTCGAAGAATGCGTTATTCCGGGGCCTGGCTCTTGCGCGATGATGGGCACGGCCAATACTATGTCGGTCGTCGCGGAGGCGTTGGGGTTGGCGCTCCCCGGTTGCGCCACGATTCACGCGGTGGATTCCAAAAAAACGCGGACAGCGAAAGAGACTGGCATGAGGATTGTAGAGCTGGTTATGCAAAATGCCGGACCTGCTTCCAAGTTTCTAACGGTGGAGGCTTTCGAAAACGCCATCCGCGTGGCGATGAGCGTAGGTGGGTCCACCAATAGCCTCTTGCACATCCCTGCAATAGCGCGGGAAGTGGGGCTGCGAATAACGCCTGACGATTTCGAGAGGATCAGCAGACAGACGCCGTATCTGGCCAAAATCAAACCCTCTGGGAAACATACGCTGAAAGACCTGGATTCGGCAGGCGGGGTGCCTGCCGTGATGAAAGAGCTCTTAGAATTAGGTCTGCTCCACGCGGACGTGCGCGGCGTTTCCGGCATGAGCGTTTTAGAAATTGCCTCAAGGGCGCACAATCGCGACGCGCAGGTCATAAAAAGAGCCACAGAGCCATACGCTCCTTCTGGGAGCCTTGCCATATTGAAAGGGAGCCTTGCCCCTAATGGGGCTGTGGTCAAACAGACGGCCGTATCGGAGAAGATGCTGGTGTTTACCGGAAGAGCGAGGGTGTTCGAGTCTGAAGAGGCTTCTATCGAAGCAATGAGAAGCGGAGGTGTTAAGCCCGGCGATGTAGTGGTCATACGCTACGAGGGTCCCAAAGGGGGTCCCGGTATGAGAGAGATGCTGACGGCTACTACAACGTTGATGGGCATGGGTCTCGGAGAGTCCGTTGCCCTTGTAACCGACGGCAGATTCTCCGGTTCTACTCGTGGGCCTTGTGTCGGTCATGTTTCGCCGGAAGCGGCGGCGGGCGGACCGATTGCCTTCGTCAAAGACGGAGACGAGATCCTGATAGACATCCCGGCAAGGCGACTCGACCTCTTGATAGACGCGAAGGAGATAGCTAAAAGGAAGGCGGAGTGGCAACCTCCAGAGTTGAAGGTGCAGTCCGGGTATTTGGCAAGGTATTCTCGGAGCGTCTCTTCGGCCGATGAAGGTGCGGTGTTGAAATAG
- a CDS encoding HIT family protein, with product MHTLFAPWRMAYISQADKIECIFCAFPREDKDEERLILVRGEECFVMLNAFPYNPGHLMIAPYRHTGNYDDLTNDELLEMNLLAQKCIKVIRNAMSPQGFNLGVNMGKIAGAGFEGHVHLHLVPRWNGDTNFMPVVGDVKVLPEALHETYRALLECWRKYE from the coding sequence ATGCACACTCTCTTTGCTCCGTGGCGGATGGCTTACATTTCGCAGGCCGATAAGATCGAGTGCATATTCTGCGCTTTCCCAAGAGAGGACAAAGACGAAGAGCGGTTGATCCTCGTCAGGGGAGAAGAATGCTTTGTCATGCTCAATGCCTTTCCTTACAACCCCGGGCATCTCATGATAGCGCCTTATCGCCATACTGGGAATTACGACGATTTGACCAATGACGAACTGTTAGAGATGAACCTCCTCGCCCAAAAATGCATAAAGGTCATAAGAAATGCCATGTCTCCTCAAGGCTTTAATTTGGGCGTAAATATGGGCAAGATTGCCGGCGCCGGCTTTGAGGGGCATGTGCATCTTCATTTGGTCCCGAGATGGAACGGGGATACGAATTTTATGCCTGTCGTGGGCGATGTGAAGGTATTGCCGGAGGCGCTCCATGAGACATACAGGGCGCTTCTGGAGTGCTGGCGGAAATATGAATGA
- a CDS encoding IMPACT family protein, with protein MRHTGRFWSAGGNMNEGPFFEPAHEVDVEVTIKRSRFIAAVRKVHSEGEARERISEISHVRRDATHNCWAFRAGQVETCSDAGEPSGTAGRPILGAIKRSGLTHVAVIVSRYFGGIKLGVRGLIEAYGGCAALALEQAGKASWVPTERACILVPYERRNALLADLKTFGVKEEDISAEYSESVKLVVPVPISFANEAEAMFEAYRRRLWIEGWEWLKERG; from the coding sequence ATGAGACATACAGGGCGCTTCTGGAGTGCTGGCGGAAATATGAATGAAGGCCCTTTCTTTGAGCCAGCTCACGAAGTGGATGTCGAGGTCACGATAAAGAGATCGCGCTTCATTGCTGCCGTGCGCAAAGTTCATTCGGAGGGCGAAGCGAGGGAGCGCATATCAGAGATCTCACATGTCCGGCGCGACGCTACGCACAATTGTTGGGCTTTTCGTGCCGGGCAAGTTGAAACCTGCTCCGATGCCGGGGAGCCTTCGGGCACAGCTGGAAGGCCTATCTTGGGCGCGATAAAGCGCAGCGGTCTAACACACGTTGCGGTTATAGTTAGCCGTTATTTCGGCGGGATAAAGCTCGGAGTCCGCGGCCTTATAGAGGCGTACGGCGGATGTGCTGCCTTGGCTTTGGAACAGGCAGGCAAGGCATCGTGGGTGCCGACTGAAAGGGCTTGCATCCTGGTTCCATACGAACGGCGCAATGCGCTTTTGGCCGATCTAAAAACCTTTGGCGTTAAAGAGGAAGACATTTCCGCAGAGTATAGCGAAAGCGTTAAGCTTGTAGTGCCGGTCCCTATTAGCTTCGCAAATGAGGCAGAGGCCATGTTTGAAGCGTACAGGAGGCGCCTCTGGATAGAGGGATGGGAATGGCTGAAAGAACGAGGATAA
- a CDS encoding biotin transporter BioY: protein MKSPRGLILAALFAALTAIGAYIRIPFPVVPFTLQVFFVLLSGAILGPRRGCASQLLYLAMGLLGLPVFSGGGGVQYVLHPTFGFILGFPVASWVVGTISRIGRGENFWQYLAASLAGIAAIDAIGILVLYLNLNYLAGVPTSFWRAMQVGLFPFLAFDAAKGVAVAIVALKVKEHYLFS from the coding sequence ATGAAATCGCCTCGAGGCCTCATCTTAGCGGCTCTCTTTGCAGCCCTTACAGCAATAGGGGCGTATATACGCATCCCCTTCCCGGTTGTTCCTTTCACGCTCCAGGTCTTCTTCGTCTTGCTTTCTGGCGCGATCCTCGGCCCTCGGCGCGGGTGCGCTTCCCAACTGCTTTACCTTGCCATGGGATTATTGGGCCTCCCTGTATTTTCCGGCGGTGGGGGAGTGCAGTATGTGCTTCATCCCACATTCGGTTTTATATTGGGTTTCCCTGTAGCGTCATGGGTTGTGGGGACAATTTCAAGAATCGGGCGAGGTGAGAACTTCTGGCAATATTTGGCAGCGTCGTTAGCTGGCATTGCTGCGATCGATGCAATTGGTATCCTTGTCCTCTATCTAAATCTCAATTATCTGGCTGGAGTTCCGACATCCTTCTGGCGGGCAATGCAAGTCGGCCTTTTCCCCTTCCTGGCATTCGACGCGGCGAAGGGCGTAGCCGTGGCGATCGTGGCTTTGAAGGTCAAGGAGCATTATCTCTTCTCTTAA
- a CDS encoding Bug family tripartite tricarboxylate transporter substrate binding protein, protein MKKRRFWTLLSAVAILAMVGVCGVASAAEWPTKPITIIVPHAAGGGTDLIARLVFSYAEKILGQKVIIVNKPGAATEIGLTELALSKPDGYTWGFANSPQTQSLPIARKTKFTMESFEPCCNIVYDPGIIVVRTDSQFKSMEEFIGYAKENPGVITIGNTGRGSDDDIAVRLMERETGVKVTQVPFDGAAPLTTALLGGHIAAGAINVTEAVPYVNAQKMRALAVMDEERSHLLPDVPTFKELGYNVVSGSARGISAPAGTPKEIIDKMATVVKQVLDDPDFQKKAEEASQLIKYMGPTEYKEFMMQIYNDLEEMYKQSPW, encoded by the coding sequence ATGAAGAAGAGACGCTTTTGGACTCTGTTGAGTGCTGTGGCTATTTTGGCGATGGTAGGGGTTTGCGGTGTAGCAAGTGCGGCGGAGTGGCCAACGAAACCTATCACAATCATTGTCCCTCACGCAGCGGGTGGAGGCACTGATCTTATAGCGCGGTTGGTCTTTTCCTACGCAGAAAAGATTTTGGGTCAAAAGGTTATCATAGTTAACAAGCCGGGCGCGGCTACGGAGATAGGCCTTACAGAGCTTGCGTTGTCCAAGCCCGACGGCTATACCTGGGGATTTGCTAATTCGCCGCAAACCCAGAGCCTTCCCATAGCGCGTAAGACCAAATTTACGATGGAGAGCTTTGAGCCGTGCTGCAACATAGTGTATGATCCCGGCATCATCGTAGTGCGGACCGACAGCCAGTTTAAGAGCATGGAAGAATTTATCGGGTATGCGAAAGAAAACCCCGGCGTTATTACGATCGGCAATACCGGGAGGGGTTCTGACGACGACATCGCCGTTCGGCTAATGGAGCGGGAGACTGGTGTGAAGGTGACCCAAGTGCCCTTCGATGGAGCTGCACCTTTAACGACAGCGCTACTCGGTGGCCATATAGCTGCAGGGGCTATCAACGTCACAGAGGCCGTGCCATACGTCAACGCCCAAAAGATGCGGGCTTTGGCCGTAATGGACGAAGAACGTTCGCACCTCCTACCCGATGTCCCGACCTTCAAAGAGCTCGGCTATAACGTAGTGTCAGGTTCTGCGCGCGGGATATCTGCGCCGGCGGGAACGCCAAAAGAGATCATCGATAAGATGGCCACAGTCGTGAAACAGGTTCTGGACGATCCCGACTTCCAGAAGAAGGCAGAAGAAGCGAGCCAGCTCATCAAATATATGGGCCCCACAGAGTATAAAGAGTTCATGATGCAGATTTACAATGACTTAGAGGAAATGTATAAGCAGAGTCCTTGGTAA
- a CDS encoding tripartite tricarboxylate transporter substrate binding protein produces the protein MSWRTLGRMAVVVMAVLLFCSSLSVAEESWPSKPINMIIGWSAGGGSDITARLLFPYVERILGAKVIIVNKPGAGGEISFVELAHSKPDGYTWAWTNTPNVVSFPVMRKTNYSLEDFEPCCNVIYDPGVIVVRADSPFKSMEEMLDYARKNPRKVTVSNSGLGGDDYIAVRLLEEAADIKVSQVAFEGAGANVPAILGGHVDAGAVNVSEVKPYVEGGKMRALAVMDEERSHLLPDVPTFKELGYDVVSGSARGFSAPKGTPMVIIEKMSLAVKETLDDPDFKKKAEEAYQLIKYMGPAEYKRYLYELQDTLKRLYEKSPW, from the coding sequence TTGTCTTGGCGCACTCTTGGTCGCATGGCTGTGGTAGTAATGGCGGTCCTCCTTTTCTGTTCATCTCTAAGTGTGGCGGAAGAGAGTTGGCCGTCCAAGCCTATAAATATGATCATAGGTTGGTCTGCAGGGGGAGGTTCGGATATCACAGCACGCTTGTTATTCCCTTATGTGGAGAGGATTCTGGGTGCGAAGGTGATCATTGTAAACAAGCCTGGTGCCGGCGGGGAGATAAGTTTCGTGGAACTGGCGCATTCTAAGCCCGACGGCTATACCTGGGCTTGGACAAACACACCTAACGTGGTTTCGTTTCCGGTCATGCGAAAGACAAATTATTCACTGGAGGACTTCGAGCCGTGCTGCAACGTCATCTATGACCCAGGAGTTATAGTGGTTCGGGCCGACAGTCCCTTTAAAAGTATGGAAGAAATGCTCGATTACGCCCGCAAAAACCCAAGGAAAGTAACTGTATCCAATTCCGGCCTGGGGGGTGACGACTACATAGCAGTCAGACTGTTGGAAGAGGCTGCTGACATCAAAGTATCCCAGGTTGCCTTTGAGGGAGCCGGTGCAAATGTGCCAGCGATCCTCGGAGGGCACGTGGACGCCGGAGCAGTCAACGTAAGTGAGGTTAAACCTTATGTCGAAGGCGGCAAGATGCGGGCTTTGGCCGTAATGGACGAAGAACGTTCGCACCTCCTACCCGATGTCCCGACCTTCAAAGAGCTCGGCTACGATGTAGTATCGGGCTCTGCGCGCGGTTTTTCGGCGCCTAAGGGAACGCCGATGGTCATAATAGAAAAGATGAGCCTTGCCGTTAAAGAAACGCTGGACGATCCCGACTTCAAGAAAAAAGCAGAAGAGGCGTATCAACTCATCAAATATATGGGCCCCGCAGAATATAAGCGCTACCTATACGAGCTACAAGATACCTTGAAGAGACTCTACGAAAAGAGCCCCTGGTGA
- a CDS encoding HpcH/HpaI aldolase family protein, whose product MKENHLKRLLREKKPCIGAWLSIPSPFSAERVAGLGFDWLVVDMEHNPISIETAAAMFMAINTSNYTAPMARIPWNNGEHIKRVLDAGAWGIVVPMVNSRAEAEEAVAAAMYPPKGYRSNGGGRYEVSFDASRAEYTSKANDEIVIVVQIEHIQAVERAEEILSVPGVDVGFIGPNDLMSSMGMIGKTDINDPKVVEAIDHVLKSAEKCGVAAGISLQNAQEVNARLGQGFRFLQLSSDMNMMMAALKGELSRVVKMKNRYRG is encoded by the coding sequence ATGAAAGAAAATCACCTCAAGCGATTGCTCAGGGAGAAGAAACCGTGCATAGGCGCGTGGCTTTCTATACCCAGCCCTTTTTCGGCTGAGCGCGTGGCCGGTTTAGGCTTCGACTGGCTCGTGGTGGATATGGAGCACAATCCCATCTCTATCGAAACCGCTGCGGCCATGTTTATGGCGATAAACACATCGAATTACACGGCACCCATGGCGAGGATACCATGGAACAACGGCGAGCATATAAAGCGCGTGCTGGATGCGGGAGCTTGGGGTATCGTCGTGCCCATGGTGAATTCCAGGGCCGAAGCCGAAGAAGCGGTGGCTGCGGCTATGTATCCGCCTAAGGGATATAGGAGCAACGGCGGCGGCAGGTACGAGGTGAGCTTTGACGCCAGTAGGGCAGAGTACACGAGCAAGGCCAACGATGAGATCGTAATCGTCGTGCAGATCGAGCACATACAGGCTGTAGAGCGCGCAGAAGAGATATTGAGCGTGCCTGGTGTGGATGTGGGCTTCATAGGCCCCAACGATCTAATGTCGTCCATGGGCATGATAGGGAAAACGGACATAAACGACCCTAAAGTCGTCGAGGCCATTGATCACGTCTTGAAGTCAGCCGAAAAGTGCGGCGTCGCCGCAGGAATATCCCTTCAGAACGCCCAGGAGGTAAACGCCCGCCTCGGGCAAGGCTTCAGGTTCCTGCAGCTTTCGTCTGACATGAACATGATGATGGCTGCCCTTAAGGGCGAGCTTTCGCGGGTAGTAAAGATGAAAAATAGATATCGGGGGTGA
- a CDS encoding tripartite tricarboxylate transporter TctB family protein — translation MKRVDKIVSLVMLLFCIWGYVHSNSFTEDARVFPQALMIIWGVLSASLFLSTFRGKEEREKTLVDGEVSYGRMFAAAVLCVIYIWSIDLLGFFVATPLFFALTMVALGQSSLKMIALATAIVTVASFVIFRLILYVPFPEGALFS, via the coding sequence TTGAAAAGGGTCGACAAAATCGTCTCACTCGTAATGCTGCTCTTCTGCATATGGGGTTACGTCCATTCCAACAGCTTCACCGAGGATGCGCGCGTGTTCCCACAAGCCCTTATGATCATCTGGGGTGTCCTCTCAGCAAGTCTTTTCCTTTCCACGTTTAGGGGGAAAGAGGAGAGAGAAAAAACCCTTGTGGATGGCGAAGTGAGCTACGGTAGGATGTTCGCTGCCGCTGTTTTGTGCGTCATTTATATCTGGTCAATCGACCTCCTCGGCTTTTTCGTGGCGACACCGTTGTTTTTCGCCCTCACCATGGTAGCCTTGGGGCAAAGTTCGCTTAAAATGATCGCCTTGGCTACAGCTATCGTGACGGTAGCTTCTTTCGTAATCTTTAGGTTAATACTCTATGTGCCATTTCCCGAGGGTGCGCTATTTTCTTGA